The genomic window TCATGGCTCAGCCATGGTCAGagttggtgtttttttttttaacttttttgtgtgtgtgtttgtccaggtgtctgtgtgtgcaggtgtggacTGCTACATCCCAGGTGTAGCTGTAATGGCTGGAACTACaggctctctcttttttctggcAGTCCGCTTTTTGATGGCCAAAATCCAGATGGACGACCCACTGAACATTGTATCTTGTGAGTTTCATAAAGTTAACAACATAAAAGAACAATTCTCTTAGATTTGGAtgattatatatataaaaatatatttgtatccctcctttcttccctcaaCCCCTCCTGCCCACCCAGGCTATTTGGCACCGGGCATATGGGGCATGCTGCATGCTGGTCTTCTCTCTGACAATGGGGCCCTCGGAGGGCGCAGTTGGGTGAGacccttttacatttacattgtcatttagcagacgctcttatccagagcgacttacagtaagtaagtcgctctggatctgcattcccccgaggcaagtagggtaaagtgccttgcccagggacacaacgtcatttggcacggccgggaatcgaactggcaaccttcagattactagcctgattccctaaccgctcagccacccgactcccTCTTCTACCAACAGCTCTTTTGCTGCCTTCAGCTGTCTCATCTTCTTCAGGCTTCAAGCTTGCATACATCAGAGGACAGAGATCCATGAGGTTGAGAGAAAGAATATCTGTACttgtgaagaagaggagggaggacactcAGAGAAAGAGTTCTGTCTGCAGCCAGATTAGTCCGCAGATGACTCATACTGGCCCCCTTGGGCCTCTCTATGATCTATCTCAGGTGCTGGGGAATAATTGTCTGGCTGTGGTCGTGCTGGTCCTGTGGGTCGTGTTAATCATGTACCCCCTGCAGTCCCTCTTCATGTGCCTTGGCGTCTTCAGGGTCCCTCGCATCCTGGAGAAACAAGGTGAGTTCAGGAGTGGACACCAAATGACAGTACTTGGCAGGTGTCTATATTGGTCATTTAAGTGGTAACTGAAGTCTGTCCCTCTGCCCAGGGATTGACAGGTTCAGACACCGGCAGAGACATCCTTGTGTGAAGAGAAAGTTCATGAAATGACCCATCAGAGCCTGTTACATCTCCAGAGGTTTTACTTGGGCACTATCAATAGATTTGCTCTTTACTCCTGTTTATAATAAAACATTTCTTGACTTCAGGTAATAACATTTGTCACCCGTTTGATTTTTGGTGTAATTGATctatgacatttagtcatttatcaataaaaataacattgaACTCATTTCTGACTGACAACCAAATACTTCAATGCAATGCATTTTTATGTACAGTATTGGAGAAGAATGATGAAACACCACATTTAGAAAGTCATTTATTCCAAACTCAACAAATGTCCTAGAGCATAGATCCCCTTGTGACCAGGGGCCCTCATCACAAAAGCAGGTATTTAGTATATACTTATCAGGGTAAGACTAAATGTTCCGAACAAATAATAATAGTACAACAGTTCATGTTATATGTATATTTCCTTAAAACACAAGACAAAGTTCAGGTAATGCACACTGAACtacagtaaaaaacaaaaacataaattGTTCACAATATTTCAAAGTCCTTGGAAGTGTGCTGCTGTGAGCGTTCTAACAGGTAATAAAAACATGAACGTGGATCCCCAGCCGTGTATTTGCTCTCAAATACCCAATACTCTCTTAACTCCATAAAAATATTCCCCAATGCTGACCACGAAAGATAGCTTGTGTGAAAAAGATGTTTATCTATATGATAAACAATGTCTGGGAGACAATTTGAGAATAAAACAACGCCTAAAAAAGGTCAGCTTGccaggtagctgtgtgtgttagcccAAGATGAGAGGTTATACGTAGGATGTGGTGGGATTATTAAAGGCAGCCTGAAAGTCTGGACCTCAGTGGCCCTTCTTAGAAGAACCAAATCCTGAGAAGCCCATCACAGCAGCCATTTCGTCATCTTCTTCAAAGTCCAAGTCATCATCTGCTTTCCTCTTCCTTTCCTTCTGTTTCTCCTTTTTATATGCCTTGGCCTTCTCCtccttagacacacacagatagaaagAAAGGTTTAGGGGGTTTTTCTACCACGTTTGTTGTGCCTGTTGTCTGCCCATCTCCCAAGCCTCTAATGGCAATTAAACCAATCAGGccgacactaaacacacacacacaatatccccATCCTGTCATCAACATACCTCTTCTCTAAGTTCTTTCATACGCTCCTCAAAGTCATActccttctgcttctcctcaatcttCTTCTTGTTAATCTCAAATCTCTTCTTCACCTGATCCAGGGATGAGCGCTCCACACGCATGGACATACCCAGGTTTCTCTGGTCTGGGAGGAGGAAACAAACAACAATCCTTTTAGTATGATGCCAAATAGCTTTTCATCCAGGTATTCTGCACTGTTTTCCAGCTGAGGTTGGCGATACCGCCTGCAGACTTACGTTTCTTTCCATTGATGTGATCCAAGAAGTTGATGGAGTCTTTTacgacacagtcacacacgttGCAGTAGTACCTGTTGAGAGGGAACAGAATATAGAAGGTTAGTATCTGCTGCAAAGGGGTAAGGTGTCATTTGGGCTATAGTGGCATTCTCAATCATACCATGTTGGGGCTGTTTCATGAAATGTGAGAACCCATTAAATGCTCAGTCCCAAATTAAACCCTAAACCctgaaatgtaaatatacagggtAAGACCCGTCAATAGGTACACACCCTCCCATCTCCGCCTGGGGGGTTGTCTTGGTGATGACGATGGTCTTCCCCAGCTTGGACTCCAGGTCCACCTTGTAGTCACGGTGACGCAGGAGCTCACGCTTGACTGGGGGTGCTGGCTTGCCTAGGGGGCAGAAGAGTAGTTACAACAAATGAATGAaaggatcatgtgtgtgtgcacaggttCATATCCCGACACGTTTACAGTTGAAAGTGTATGGATTTAATAACCCTTGTCCACGTTTGAGATGTTGATCCTTTGAAATAGTTGATATACTTAGAATAAAGTTTATGGATATTAGATTGATTTCAATGCACAATTTGATCAGATATCACAGCGGATAAGAAGCATTAAACAATTTTTTAAGCCAATTTTACCATCTTTCTTGTCCCTTTCCTCATTGAGACGTTTCTGAGCCAGTTGTTCATATTCATCTTTGTCCCACTTCCGACGAAAGTCATTCTTACTGTTGGACTGAATAACAAAGCACAGAACG from Osmerus eperlanus chromosome 19, fOsmEpe2.1, whole genome shotgun sequence includes these protein-coding regions:
- the zmat2 gene encoding zinc finger matrin-type protein 2; its protein translation is MLSLRIKMASGSGSNSKNDFRRKWDKDEYEQLAQKRLNEERDKKDGKPAPPVKRELLRHRDYKVDLESKLGKTIVITKTTPQAEMGGYYCNVCDCVVKDSINFLDHINGKKHQRNLGMSMRVERSSLDQVKKRFEINKKKIEEKQKEYDFEERMKELREEEEKAKAYKKEKQKERKRKADDDLDFEEDDEMAAVMGFSGFGSSKKGH